The Cognaticolwellia beringensis genome segment CAGAACTTCTCATGGCACTTAAGCCACACCCGAAAAGCATTGCTATTGCTCAGGCTGCAATGGAAAGTTCTTGGGCAACTTCTCGATTCTTCAGAGAAGCGTATAATATTTTTGGTGTTTGGTCGTTTGATGAAGATGAACCTAGAATAGCTGCACTACAAAAACGCGGTGATAAAACGATTTGGGTTAAGGAATACCCCTCTGTGAAAGCATCTGTCAGTGATTATTATCGAACCATTGCACGTGGCGATGCATTTAAAGAATTTAGACAATTAAAAATGAAAACTGACGACCCGCATGCTCTGGTTAAAAAATTAGACCGTTATTCTGAAAAAGGTGCTGAATATGGTCATGAGTTAACATCCATTATTAAGTTTAATAAATT includes the following:
- a CDS encoding glucosaminidase domain-containing protein, which codes for MKLTASQSKILIVLISIFLVSAVIYFYTAKDTTLPKMTVQEKKARFKALIIPAVDEVYDDLMVQYKDVAAALKSGSDTDEIAELKVEYKAKSDAELLMALKPHPKSIAIAQAAMESSWATSRFFREAYNIFGVWSFDEDEPRIAALQKRGDKTIWVKEYPSVKASVSDYYRTIARGDAFKEFRQLKMKTDDPHALVKKLDRYSEKGAEYGHELTSIIKFNKFRQYDAIN